One stretch of Pigmentiphaga aceris DNA includes these proteins:
- a CDS encoding cytochrome b/b6 domain-containing protein translates to MSVSGKRIRVWDLPTRLFHWLLATCVIGAFVCIKVGGLWVDYHFLFGYAALSLILFRLIWGIVGPPRARFINFVRGPATVWAYLRGRLPDQRGHSPLGALSVVAMLLAFSFQTVSGLFTNDDIMSEGPLVARISKETSDWISSLHHSNEWIMIGLVGLHIAAVAYYVLVQRKRIVTAMITGDDTALPGDTRESTPDNASVRVRGLVVALVSVGIVWSIVRFGPGGF, encoded by the coding sequence ATGTCCGTTTCAGGCAAACGCATTCGCGTGTGGGACCTTCCCACGCGCCTCTTCCATTGGCTGCTGGCCACCTGTGTGATCGGTGCCTTCGTCTGTATCAAGGTAGGCGGCCTGTGGGTCGACTACCACTTCCTGTTTGGCTACGCCGCGCTGTCGCTGATTCTGTTCCGCCTGATCTGGGGCATTGTCGGCCCGCCGCGCGCCCGTTTCATCAACTTCGTGCGCGGCCCGGCAACGGTATGGGCGTATCTGCGTGGCCGCCTGCCCGACCAGCGTGGGCACAGCCCGCTAGGTGCCTTGTCAGTGGTGGCGATGCTGCTGGCCTTCAGCTTTCAGACGGTCAGCGGCCTGTTCACCAACGACGACATCATGAGCGAAGGGCCGCTGGTGGCACGAATCTCGAAAGAGACCTCGGATTGGATTTCCAGCCTGCATCATTCCAACGAATGGATCATGATCGGGCTGGTCGGTCTGCACATCGCCGCAGTAGCGTATTACGTGCTGGTGCAACGCAAGCGCATCGTGACCGCGATGATCACAGGCGACGACACCGCTTTGCCCGGCGATACCCGCGAGTCGACACCGGATAACGCTTCAGTCAGGGTACGTGGGCTGGTGGTGGCGCTGGTATCGGTGGGGATTGTGTGGTCGATTGTGCGTTTTGGGCCGGGCGGGTTCTGA
- a CDS encoding c-type cytochrome, giving the protein MKRTAYILTTACTSLLLVLGATSASAQSAFAKPEDAIKYRQSALSVLGTQFGRLAPVVREQAPFDAAAVQKQTALLTQLAALPWEAFGPGTEGGKARDDVWKETPKFQQAATNMQTAMAKLDDAAKSGDLAQVKAAYGAVGQSCKACHDSFRNR; this is encoded by the coding sequence ATGAAAAGAACCGCTTATATCCTGACCACGGCCTGTACCTCGCTCTTGCTTGTGCTGGGTGCCACGTCGGCATCGGCGCAGTCCGCGTTTGCGAAGCCTGAAGACGCAATCAAGTACCGCCAATCGGCGCTGTCCGTGCTGGGCACCCAGTTCGGTCGCCTGGCCCCGGTGGTTCGTGAACAGGCACCGTTCGATGCTGCTGCCGTGCAGAAGCAGACGGCCCTGTTGACGCAGCTGGCCGCCTTGCCCTGGGAAGCCTTTGGTCCGGGTACCGAGGGTGGCAAGGCGCGTGACGACGTCTGGAAAGAAACGCCGAAGTTCCAGCAAGCGGCAACCAATATGCAAACCGCCATGGCCAAGCTTGACGATGCTGCCAAGAGCGGCGATCTGGCCCAGGTGAAGGCTGCCTACGGTGCCGTGGGACAAAGCTGCAAGGCGTGCCACGACAGCTTCCGGAATCGTTGA
- a CDS encoding LysR family transcriptional regulator produces MDEKLDSRRSQYFMQVIRTGSVRGAAEALNMDPSAISRAVAALEVDCGIPLLERRGRGVVATEAGLVLAAHLKRRQNNEEHFFAEIDSLRHAERGHVDLLVGEGFIELLVSQVLRGYWLSYPEVTLDIDVARTTEIAQRIIDGRAYIGMVFEPPADARLHTHYSRPEPIRAIVRRDHPLTRQREPLTLADLMPYPGATMQEGFGVRQHIQAAEISEQIRLRNVLTTSSFKALWQFAATGIGYALMPTVAIPGDLASLELAALPMQNVLLNQGGLHVVSRAGRPISPAARALLEHIVRGLTVAAQDRHSVP; encoded by the coding sequence ATGGACGAAAAACTCGACAGTCGGCGCAGCCAATACTTCATGCAGGTGATTCGTACCGGTTCGGTCCGAGGTGCAGCCGAGGCATTGAACATGGACCCATCCGCGATCAGCAGGGCAGTTGCTGCATTGGAAGTCGATTGCGGCATCCCGCTACTGGAACGGCGCGGTCGTGGCGTGGTGGCCACCGAGGCGGGTCTGGTACTGGCTGCCCACCTGAAACGGCGGCAGAACAACGAAGAGCACTTCTTCGCCGAGATCGACAGCCTGCGTCACGCCGAACGTGGTCACGTCGACCTGCTGGTGGGGGAAGGTTTCATCGAGTTGCTGGTGTCTCAGGTGTTGCGCGGCTATTGGCTGAGCTACCCGGAAGTGACGCTGGATATCGATGTTGCCCGCACCACGGAGATTGCCCAGCGCATTATCGATGGACGTGCCTACATCGGCATGGTGTTCGAGCCTCCGGCGGATGCGCGTCTGCACACGCATTACTCCCGGCCGGAACCCATACGCGCCATTGTGCGTCGCGATCATCCGCTGACCCGGCAACGCGAGCCGCTGACACTGGCCGACCTGATGCCTTATCCCGGCGCGACCATGCAGGAAGGGTTTGGGGTGCGCCAGCATATTCAGGCCGCCGAAATCAGTGAGCAGATCCGGTTGCGCAACGTGTTGACGACGTCCTCGTTCAAGGCGCTATGGCAGTTCGCCGCCACCGGCATTGGTTATGCACTGATGCCGACCGTGGCTATTCCTGGCGATCTGGCCAGCCTTGAGCTGGCCGCATTGCCCATGCAGAACGTGTTGCTGAACCAAGGTGGGCTGCACGTGGTGAGCCGGGCTGGCCGCCCGATTTCGCCTGCCGCCCGCGCCTTGCTTGAACATATCGTGCGCGGTCTGACCGTAGCTGCTCAGGACCGACACAGCGTGCCATAA
- a CDS encoding DUF3100 domain-containing protein, with product MSAALSGMDASSPTMAGRIRLIIAILLVVLIAESIGTFSFAVGKGKVVLQPMLWAIFIGAIVAMLARRAPSPIGISEQQQSYISGYLQFALMPFLAKLGMMVGGSLPSVKAAGFALVFQEFGHFFGTMAIGLPLALLLGIKREAIGATFSVGREPSLAIIAERFGMQSPEGRGVMAEYITGTVLGALFIGVLASLITSLGIFDPRSLAMGAGVGSGSMMAAGVAAIASQYPPEMAKEIGALAAAANLLTTVFGVYFTLFISLPTTIWLYGKLEPVIGRFGKQKASAEAVANVDANSTSHAAPPMGYADKLVGWFACGLLTLVGNKFGYGVPIMDALPGAMIIIAIVIVADLVYRLLGKVPMVAILSLFAMAVGCPGLLPFSDAAIALVAKVNFLPFTTVILAMAGLSILKDLPAFRRLGWKIIVVSLAASTGTFLGATVIAEFFH from the coding sequence ATGTCCGCAGCACTGTCCGGTATGGATGCCAGCTCTCCCACCATGGCCGGGCGCATTCGCCTGATCATCGCCATCCTGCTGGTCGTTCTGATCGCGGAGTCGATCGGCACCTTCTCGTTTGCCGTCGGCAAGGGCAAGGTCGTGTTGCAGCCCATGCTGTGGGCCATCTTCATTGGTGCCATCGTGGCCATGCTGGCGCGCCGCGCGCCGTCGCCGATCGGCATCAGCGAACAACAACAGTCCTACATCAGCGGCTACCTGCAATTCGCCCTGATGCCCTTCCTGGCCAAGCTTGGCATGATGGTCGGCGGCTCGCTGCCTTCAGTGAAGGCGGCAGGTTTCGCCCTGGTGTTCCAGGAATTCGGTCACTTCTTCGGCACCATGGCCATTGGCCTGCCGTTGGCATTGCTGCTGGGCATCAAGCGCGAAGCCATCGGCGCGACCTTCTCGGTCGGCCGTGAGCCCAGCCTGGCCATCATTGCCGAGCGCTTCGGCATGCAGTCCCCGGAAGGCCGTGGCGTGATGGCGGAATACATCACCGGCACCGTGCTGGGCGCGTTGTTCATTGGTGTGCTGGCCAGCTTGATCACCTCGTTGGGCATCTTCGACCCGCGTTCGCTGGCGATGGGTGCCGGCGTCGGGTCGGGCAGCATGATGGCCGCTGGCGTGGCGGCGATCGCGTCGCAGTACCCGCCCGAAATGGCGAAGGAAATCGGCGCACTGGCTGCTGCCGCCAACCTGCTGACCACCGTGTTCGGCGTGTACTTCACCCTCTTCATCTCGCTGCCGACCACTATCTGGCTCTATGGCAAGCTTGAGCCCGTCATCGGTCGCTTCGGCAAGCAAAAGGCCAGCGCCGAGGCAGTCGCCAATGTCGACGCCAACAGCACCAGCCACGCTGCACCGCCGATGGGCTATGCCGACAAGCTGGTGGGCTGGTTCGCGTGCGGCCTGCTGACCCTGGTGGGCAACAAGTTCGGTTACGGCGTGCCGATCATGGACGCCCTGCCGGGCGCAATGATCATCATCGCTATCGTGATCGTTGCTGACCTGGTTTACCGCCTGCTGGGCAAGGTACCGATGGTCGCCATCCTGTCGCTGTTCGCGATGGCTGTCGGCTGCCCTGGCCTGCTGCCCTTCTCGGATGCCGCGATCGCGCTGGTCGCCAAGGTAAACTTCCTGCCATTCACCACGGTGATCCTGGCAATGGCCGGCCTGTCGATCCTGAAAGACCTGCCGGCGTTCCGCCGCCTGGGCTGGAAGATCATCGTCGTGTCGCTGGCCGCCAGCACCGGCACCTTCCTTGGCGCGACGGTTATCGCCGAGTTCTTCCACTAA
- a CDS encoding M20 aminoacylase family protein: protein MDMKALPWLADDTIARMTAWRRDLHAHPETAYEEHRTSEIVANALQAMGIEIHRGLAGTGVVGTLRNGDGPSIGLRADMDALDMTELGDKPYMSKTPGKMHGCGHDGHTSMLLGAAEYLAKHRNFRGTVHFIFQPAEENEGGGKKMIEDGLFDLFPCDSVYGMHNMPSMPEGIFGVRKGPIMACLDTFEVVITGKGTHAAQPERGIDPIVASSQLINALQTIPSRRTSALDALVVTVTQIHGGDTWNVIPETVVLRGTVRSFDPDVRNRAQELFGKVCAGVADTTDTKIDVNYMRGYPATVNSAAEAVIATEVATALVGADKVDADCVPNMASEDFAFMLEAKPGAYVFLGAGKQVGKDAPLHNPYYDFNDDVLGLGARYWVALTERVLKA, encoded by the coding sequence ATGGACATGAAGGCATTGCCCTGGTTGGCAGACGACACCATCGCCCGCATGACGGCGTGGCGTCGCGACTTGCACGCCCACCCCGAAACCGCTTACGAAGAACACCGTACCTCGGAAATCGTCGCCAACGCCTTGCAGGCCATGGGCATCGAGATCCATCGCGGTCTGGCGGGCACCGGCGTGGTCGGTACGCTGCGTAACGGCGACGGCCCGAGCATCGGCCTGCGCGCCGACATGGACGCGCTTGACATGACCGAACTGGGCGACAAGCCCTACATGTCGAAGACCCCCGGCAAAATGCACGGGTGCGGCCACGACGGCCACACGTCCATGTTGCTGGGCGCGGCCGAATATCTGGCCAAGCACCGCAACTTCCGTGGCACCGTGCACTTCATCTTCCAGCCTGCGGAAGAGAACGAAGGCGGTGGCAAGAAAATGATCGAAGACGGTCTGTTCGACCTCTTCCCCTGCGATTCGGTCTACGGCATGCACAACATGCCCAGCATGCCCGAAGGCATCTTCGGTGTTCGCAAAGGCCCGATCATGGCCTGCCTGGACACCTTTGAAGTGGTCATCACCGGCAAGGGCACGCACGCCGCCCAGCCGGAACGCGGCATCGATCCGATCGTGGCCTCGTCGCAGCTGATCAACGCGCTGCAAACCATCCCCAGCCGCCGCACCAGCGCGCTGGACGCATTGGTGGTCACGGTCACGCAGATCCACGGTGGCGACACCTGGAACGTAATCCCGGAAACCGTGGTGCTGCGCGGCACCGTGCGTTCCTTCGACCCGGACGTGCGCAACCGCGCTCAGGAATTGTTCGGCAAAGTCTGTGCGGGCGTGGCTGACACCACCGACACCAAGATCGACGTGAACTACATGCGCGGTTATCCCGCCACGGTGAACTCGGCAGCAGAAGCCGTGATCGCCACCGAAGTCGCGACGGCGCTGGTGGGTGCAGACAAGGTAGATGCCGACTGCGTACCCAACATGGCCTCGGAAGATTTCGCGTTCATGCTGGAAGCCAAGCCGGGCGCGTATGTGTTCCTGGGTGCAGGCAAGCAGGTGGGCAAGGATGCACCGCTGCACAATCCGTACTATGACTTCAATGACGATGTGCTGGGATTGGGCGCACGTTATTGGGTAGCGTTGACGGAACGAGTGTTGAAAGCTTAA
- a CDS encoding ATP-binding protein gives MVKANIIANEDLEALLALHEDHFNDIKSKRIAPAKLQETFVAFANSDGGDLYIGIEDKAVAGQRVCGLTEPEEANAIIATLLEETQPAVENVDIEFLQTERDGIILHVAIPKSPKVHYTASGDCFIRINAAKRKIKGERITQLGYSKGAELYEKKAVKDVDLDDITDAESLNDYMARVGSKLNPEIFLRKQRLLSAEGAKKFPNVGCVLLFGEEPQATLDTRCAVKVYRLRTTEKEYRREQLEEMPVTINGNIENIIKETIKKVANYIDGAAFQENGRLVKLSYPAEALKEILVNSVLHRDYSLNDDIHVRVFDNRVEVQSPGRLPGYMSLENLYEERFSRNPNLVRMMHNLPNPVNHDIGEGLDTAKNELKKAGLIAPVFEEKENAFIVTIKHQKIASVEEVVLAYLNENPTAELTNKLVRQLSGEDDMQKVKSALQKLRANGQIRPVDDKANAFNFRYVKTQLP, from the coding sequence ATGGTGAAAGCAAATATTATCGCAAATGAAGACCTGGAAGCCCTGTTAGCCCTACACGAAGATCATTTCAACGACATTAAGAGCAAAAGAATCGCTCCTGCAAAACTTCAAGAAACGTTTGTCGCTTTTGCAAATTCAGACGGCGGCGATCTTTATATTGGCATAGAAGACAAAGCCGTTGCTGGCCAGCGAGTTTGTGGGCTTACAGAACCGGAGGAAGCGAACGCGATTATCGCGACACTCCTGGAAGAAACTCAACCCGCAGTGGAAAATGTTGACATTGAATTCCTTCAAACCGAAAGAGACGGAATAATTCTTCACGTAGCAATTCCAAAAAGCCCAAAGGTTCACTACACCGCAAGCGGCGATTGCTTTATTAGAATTAACGCCGCTAAACGAAAAATAAAAGGCGAAAGAATTACTCAGCTTGGATATTCCAAGGGTGCAGAGTTATATGAAAAAAAGGCCGTCAAAGACGTAGACCTCGATGACATAACAGACGCTGAAAGTCTCAACGACTATATGGCGAGGGTAGGAAGCAAGCTAAATCCTGAAATTTTTTTGAGAAAACAGAGACTTCTTTCTGCAGAAGGAGCAAAGAAATTTCCCAATGTGGGATGCGTGCTTCTTTTTGGAGAGGAACCACAGGCCACATTAGATACTCGCTGCGCCGTTAAAGTTTACCGTCTGCGCACTACCGAGAAAGAGTATCGAAGAGAGCAACTTGAGGAGATGCCGGTAACAATAAACGGAAACATAGAAAACATCATCAAAGAAACCATTAAAAAAGTTGCGAACTATATTGACGGAGCGGCATTCCAAGAAAATGGAAGATTAGTTAAGCTTAGCTATCCTGCTGAGGCACTAAAAGAAATTCTTGTTAACTCAGTTTTGCACAGAGATTACAGCTTAAATGATGACATTCATGTTCGGGTCTTCGACAACCGGGTTGAAGTTCAGAGCCCTGGGCGCCTACCCGGGTACATGAGCCTAGAAAATCTTTACGAAGAGCGTTTTTCAAGAAACCCGAATCTCGTTCGAATGATGCACAACCTTCCAAACCCAGTAAATCACGATATTGGCGAAGGTCTCGATACAGCAAAAAACGAACTAAAAAAAGCTGGCCTAATCGCGCCAGTTTTTGAGGAAAAAGAAAATGCCTTCATCGTGACTATTAAGCACCAAAAAATTGCGTCCGTTGAGGAAGTCGTACTAGCTTATCTGAATGAAAACCCTACTGCCGAACTGACAAATAAACTGGTCAGACAACTTAGTGGCGAAGACGACATGCAAAAAGTTAAATCAGCCTTGCAAAAACTGCGCGCCAATGGACAAATAAGGCCCGTCGACGACAAAGCCAACGCCTTTAACTTTCGCTACGTAAAAACACAACTGCCTTGA
- a CDS encoding L-serine ammonia-lyase yields MAISVFDLFKIGIGPSSSHTVGPMRAANSFVELLAARGLLHRQPALAVHDDADAIDAAQPTLSTPALTRIEVVLYGSLAATGIGHATDRAAILGLMGHRPDTIDPSLVDGYLRELEQDRTLLIDGNYPLPFVADRDVRMVLKSLAYHPNGMTFNAYGEEGALLSATYYSVGGGFVVTAEQAASGAVDQDSTMLPFEFSTADELMALCKRHGLRISQLMMENEKAWRPEADTRAGLLKIWRTMDACVDRGLQQQGILLGGLEVKRRAFRLHTSLQATVQQNLIGSTLSAMQWVNLFALAVNEENAAGGRVVTAPTNGAAGIIPAVLRYYMRFESTAGDDDVVDFLLAAAAIGILCKKNASISGAEVGCQGEVGSACAMAAAGLAEVLGATPEQVENAAEIGLEHNLGLTCDPVGGLVQVPCIERNAIASIKAINAAQLALAGDGTHFISLDQVIRTMRDTGADMMDKYKETSLGGLAVARIAC; encoded by the coding sequence ATGGCTATCAGCGTTTTCGACTTGTTCAAAATCGGTATCGGACCGTCGAGTTCTCACACTGTCGGGCCGATGCGCGCGGCCAATTCTTTTGTCGAACTGCTGGCAGCGCGTGGCCTGTTGCACCGGCAACCCGCATTGGCTGTACACGACGACGCTGACGCCATTGACGCTGCCCAGCCCACATTATCCACCCCTGCGCTGACCCGCATCGAAGTCGTGTTGTACGGCTCGCTTGCCGCCACCGGCATCGGACATGCGACCGACCGTGCAGCCATTCTGGGCTTGATGGGCCATCGTCCGGACACGATCGACCCGAGCCTGGTCGATGGCTATCTGCGCGAGCTTGAACAAGACCGCACTTTGCTGATCGACGGCAATTACCCGTTGCCCTTCGTTGCCGACCGCGACGTGCGCATGGTGCTGAAGAGTCTGGCCTATCACCCCAACGGCATGACCTTCAATGCCTATGGCGAGGAAGGCGCGCTGTTGTCCGCCACCTATTATTCGGTTGGCGGCGGGTTTGTGGTGACAGCCGAGCAAGCTGCCAGCGGGGCTGTCGATCAGGACAGCACAATGCTGCCTTTCGAGTTCTCCACCGCCGATGAGCTGATGGCCTTGTGCAAGCGTCATGGCCTGCGGATTTCACAATTGATGATGGAAAACGAAAAGGCGTGGCGTCCCGAGGCGGACACCCGCGCCGGGCTGCTGAAGATCTGGCGGACGATGGACGCCTGTGTGGATCGCGGTCTGCAGCAGCAAGGCATCCTGCTGGGCGGGTTGGAAGTAAAGCGTCGTGCTTTCCGTTTGCATACCAGTCTGCAAGCCACTGTGCAGCAGAACCTGATCGGCAGCACCCTGTCGGCGATGCAATGGGTGAACCTGTTTGCGCTGGCCGTGAACGAAGAGAATGCGGCGGGGGGCAGGGTGGTGACTGCGCCTACCAATGGCGCGGCGGGCATCATTCCCGCTGTGTTGCGGTATTACATGCGTTTCGAGTCGACGGCCGGTGACGATGATGTCGTGGACTTCCTATTGGCCGCCGCGGCAATCGGCATTCTGTGCAAGAAGAACGCTTCCATCTCTGGGGCTGAAGTAGGTTGCCAGGGTGAAGTCGGTTCTGCCTGTGCGATGGCAGCGGCAGGCTTGGCAGAAGTGTTGGGGGCCACGCCGGAACAAGTCGAAAACGCCGCCGAAATCGGCCTGGAACACAACCTTGGCTTGACCTGTGATCCGGTCGGCGGCTTGGTGCAGGTGCCATGCATTGAACGCAATGCCATCGCATCGATCAAGGCGATCAACGCTGCGCAGTTGGCACTGGCGGGTGACGGCACACATTTCATTTCGCTGGATCAGGTGATCCGCACCATGCGTGACACAGGTGCCGACATGATGGACAAGTACAAAGAGACTTCCTTGGGTGGGCTGGCGGTGGCGCGCATCGCTTGCTAA
- a CDS encoding LysR substrate-binding domain-containing protein translates to MSRIRPTQLHAAVQVFACAARHMSFTRCAEELHVTPGAISQQMRQLEERLGFRLFQRDGRGLALTAEGQRLAQVANEVHGRLDDALRELRSDGVAGAFRLRSVPSFLSRWLMPRLPDLQARFPNLRLRIESEDSSTSLGTAEFDLAIDLNDGSYPGLLATPLMDESIFPVCAPSLLPGGAPLTDLALQLPQLPLLHDMTAWRGSSDYAEWEYYLAAIGAPSLNVRRGHVFNRNHLVIRAAISGMGIAIARRTLITDELKRGILVVPFGTAVPVKKRYVLLYREGALQQPAARAVHDWIVAQAAETEQ, encoded by the coding sequence ATGAGCCGCATTCGCCCCACCCAGCTTCACGCCGCCGTCCAGGTCTTCGCCTGTGCCGCGCGCCACATGTCCTTCACGCGTTGCGCCGAAGAACTGCACGTCACGCCTGGCGCAATCAGCCAGCAGATGCGACAGCTAGAAGAGCGGCTGGGATTCCGCCTGTTCCAACGCGACGGACGCGGCCTGGCGTTGACGGCAGAAGGACAACGACTGGCGCAAGTTGCCAACGAGGTGCATGGGCGTCTGGATGATGCGCTGCGGGAACTGCGCAGCGATGGTGTGGCTGGCGCATTCCGCCTGCGCTCGGTGCCATCATTTTTAAGCCGCTGGCTGATGCCGCGCCTGCCGGATCTGCAAGCACGCTTTCCCAACTTGCGACTACGCATTGAATCTGAAGACAGCAGCACGTCGCTGGGCACGGCCGAATTCGATCTGGCGATTGATCTGAACGACGGCAGTTACCCGGGACTGCTTGCCACGCCCTTGATGGACGAATCGATCTTCCCGGTGTGTGCGCCGTCCTTGTTGCCCGGTGGAGCACCGCTGACCGACCTGGCCTTGCAGTTGCCGCAGCTTCCGCTTCTGCACGACATGACAGCGTGGCGAGGCAGCTCTGATTACGCGGAATGGGAGTACTACCTTGCTGCAATCGGAGCACCCTCGCTGAACGTGCGACGCGGTCACGTGTTCAATCGCAATCACCTGGTGATCCGCGCCGCGATTTCAGGCATGGGCATCGCGATTGCACGGCGCACGCTGATTACCGATGAGTTGAAGCGCGGGATTCTGGTGGTGCCGTTCGGCACGGCGGTGCCGGTGAAGAAGCGGTATGTGCTGCTGTATCGCGAGGGTGCCCTGCAGCAGCCGGCCGCTAGGGCCGTGCACGACTGGATTGTGGCTCAGGCTGCCGAAACCGAGCAATGA
- a CDS encoding HNH endonuclease signature motif containing protein, whose amino-acid sequence MRSLSSIQEIFAFEPCYRHDEVTVQICKANSGNHERNLVWLSSGKTGYWDQVETHVIVLAIEREGSAIFDLWAGEILPGTRGRRPDGEKWIFRVKDSFAHLGFVDFSEVTYERFYGKKAAASRVRVLRAELARPADDSTSAELAEAMKTLSKDAISEVRRFVWTRGQHHTVFRDNLWIRWQRKCSVHGLECGGHLRASHIVPWAESDDAAKMDVNNGLLLAAPLDVLFDQGYIAFSAEGLMLESKLLRAEAAKVFGVEPGLRLAWDHLKDAERSALQENLKKHLLVHAQKHGYVA is encoded by the coding sequence TTGCGTAGCCTATCGAGTATTCAAGAGATTTTTGCGTTCGAACCGTGTTATCGCCACGATGAAGTAACGGTGCAGATTTGCAAGGCGAATAGCGGCAATCATGAAAGAAATCTGGTTTGGCTATCAAGTGGAAAAACCGGCTATTGGGACCAGGTCGAAACCCATGTGATAGTGCTCGCCATCGAGCGCGAAGGTTCGGCAATATTTGACCTATGGGCTGGCGAAATCCTTCCAGGTACTCGTGGCCGACGTCCTGATGGTGAAAAATGGATTTTCCGGGTTAAAGATTCTTTCGCACATCTGGGTTTCGTCGACTTCAGCGAGGTGACGTACGAAAGGTTCTACGGCAAAAAAGCTGCCGCATCACGAGTTCGGGTGCTTCGCGCAGAGCTTGCGAGGCCTGCGGACGACTCAACTTCTGCTGAACTTGCTGAAGCGATGAAAACGTTATCCAAAGACGCCATATCCGAGGTCAGACGCTTCGTTTGGACGCGGGGCCAGCATCACACTGTTTTCCGCGACAATCTTTGGATTCGTTGGCAGCGGAAATGCTCGGTTCATGGCTTGGAGTGTGGTGGCCATTTACGCGCTTCTCACATCGTCCCTTGGGCGGAAAGTGATGATGCAGCCAAGATGGATGTCAATAATGGCCTATTGCTTGCTGCTCCACTCGATGTGTTGTTCGATCAAGGATATATCGCCTTTTCGGCTGAGGGGCTTATGTTGGAGTCCAAGCTATTGAGGGCTGAGGCAGCCAAAGTTTTTGGTGTTGAACCTGGGCTCAGATTGGCTTGGGATCATTTGAAGGACGCAGAGCGTAGCGCCTTGCAAGAGAACCTGAAGAAACATCTTCTTGTCCATGCTCAAAAGCATGGATATGTTGCGTAG
- a CDS encoding SIR2 family NAD-dependent protein deacylase, whose product MSIQLDDAVEQAAQWLRDADALLITAGAGMGIDSGLPDFRGNHGFWRVYPALGLQGRLFHEIASPGAFHEVPRLAWGFYGHRLNMYRQIEPHAGFGLLKAWGDALPHGAFVFTSNVDGHFAKVGFAPERITECHGSIHTFQCLNRCEPELWPADGWQPVIDEVRCHLMSPLPTCPRCGAIARPNILMFNDWDWVPDRMLQKRALLDAWLGKVDRLVVIELGAGLAIPTIRQFSERHGPRVVRINPEDFRIDSTVGVSVRSTALAALQMIDVRLGKLS is encoded by the coding sequence ATGAGTATTCAGCTGGACGACGCCGTTGAACAAGCCGCGCAATGGCTGCGCGATGCGGATGCCTTGTTGATTACCGCAGGGGCTGGCATGGGCATCGATTCGGGGCTGCCGGACTTCCGTGGCAACCACGGCTTTTGGCGGGTCTATCCCGCGCTTGGCCTGCAAGGCAGGCTGTTCCATGAGATCGCGTCACCTGGAGCCTTCCATGAAGTGCCAAGGCTTGCCTGGGGTTTCTATGGCCATCGTCTGAACATGTACCGTCAAATCGAACCCCATGCCGGCTTTGGCCTGTTGAAAGCATGGGGCGATGCCTTACCACACGGTGCCTTCGTATTCACCAGCAACGTCGACGGCCATTTCGCCAAGGTGGGTTTTGCACCTGAGCGCATTACCGAATGCCACGGATCGATTCACACATTTCAATGCCTGAATAGATGTGAGCCAGAACTGTGGCCTGCTGATGGATGGCAGCCTGTAATTGATGAGGTGCGATGTCATCTGATGTCACCTCTGCCGACTTGTCCGAGATGTGGTGCCATAGCGCGCCCCAATATCCTGATGTTCAATGATTGGGACTGGGTACCCGACCGCATGCTGCAAAAACGCGCTTTGCTGGATGCTTGGCTGGGGAAGGTAGATCGGTTGGTCGTGATCGAACTGGGCGCTGGCTTGGCGATACCTACGATTCGTCAGTTTAGCGAGCGGCATGGGCCGCGGGTTGTGCGGATAAATCCTGAGGATTTTCGGATAGATTCGACGGTGGGCGTTAGCGTGCGATCGACGGCGCTGGCCGCACTGCAAATGATCGATGTTCGTTTGGGAAAACTCAGCTGA
- a CDS encoding helix-turn-helix transcriptional regulator yields MIKGKVKPNPTMYRLDRVSAAETLNQHFEYPADFSLATYVDTERKFDFYPEGQIKLVLRFKAHAAQSVLDGKIAPDQTIKRNNNGTTTVRATVTLSDKLRWWIRAFGPGVEVLSPRKLRQLFADETRDISAYYERKR; encoded by the coding sequence GTGATCAAGGGTAAGGTCAAGCCCAATCCGACCATGTACCGACTAGATCGCGTGAGCGCGGCCGAAACACTGAACCAGCACTTCGAATACCCTGCCGACTTCTCGTTGGCAACCTATGTGGATACGGAACGCAAGTTCGATTTTTATCCAGAAGGTCAGATCAAACTGGTGCTGCGCTTCAAAGCACACGCTGCCCAGAGCGTGCTTGATGGAAAGATCGCTCCAGACCAGACGATCAAGAGAAACAACAACGGCACGACTACCGTGCGCGCCACAGTCACCTTGAGTGACAAGCTCCGCTGGTGGATAAGAGCCTTTGGACCAGGCGTTGAGGTGCTGTCGCCACGAAAGCTGCGTCAGTTGTTCGCCGACGAAACGCGCGACATATCAGCTTACTACGAACGCAAACGCTAA